Genomic segment of Phormidium ambiguum IAM M-71:
CTCTATATTGATTTGCTTCATCAACTAAAGGTTCACGAATTTCCAACCCTAAAAAATTCCAATCCGGTTGAATTTGTGCCATACTCAACACAAATCTACCCCTAGCACAACCAATATCTAAATGTATTGGTTTACTAAGATCTACATAAATTTGACTCCAATCTGGGGGGCTTGTTGGGGTTTGAAACTTCCTACTTAATGGGTTAACGTGCTGACGGACTCGAACAGCTGCCAAAATTGGTACTCCTTTTTCACAAATAAATTATACAGATAGAGGTCGTTAAGGCTCGCTATTAGTTATACTCGACGGGGATCAAGATTGAATGGCGCTTAAGCAAAAGTTTTACCTTCTAGATCCCCGGCTTATCGAAAAAGTCGAGGATCTAAGAGAATACCATTCGATCGAGATTTTGCTCATTTAACTCTAGATGGCACCATGAGTTTAGAATTTCGCTTTGCAGTGGCTAGCGATCTACACATCGCCCTTCCTCACACCATTTGGGACAATCCTTATCGGTTTCATTTGGTGGAAGTTAGTCTTCCAGCTTTAGAATTAATTTTTCAACATTTAGCACAACTCGATTTGGATTTTTTACTATTACCCGGAGACTTAACTCAACATGGCGAACTAGAAAATCATGCTTGGTTACAACAGCGTTTGGCGCAGTTACCTTTTCCAGTTTACGTCGTGCCGGGAAATCATGATATACCTGTTTTAAAAGCAGATGAAAAAACAATTGGTTGGGCAGATTTTCCTAGTTTTTATCAAAAATTTGGCTACGATAACCCAAAACAACTTTATTACACCTGTGAAGTTTTACCTGGGGTGCGGTTAATTGGTTTAAATTCAAATAATTTTAATGAACAAGGCGATCAAATCGGACGTTTAGATAATCTTCAATTGGAGTGGTTAAAAACTGTTTTAGAAACCGCTAAGGAAGAATTGATTTTGGTGATGATTCATCATAATGTAGTGGAACATTTACCTGGGCAATCTCAACATAAAATGGGGCGCAGATATATGTTAGAAAATGCGTCCCAGTTGTTAGAAATTTTGCGTCCAAAGGTGCAGTTGGTGTTTACTGGACATTTGCACGTTCAAGATATTGCTGAAAATCAAGGAATTTATGATATTACAACTGGTTCTTTAGTCAGTTATCCTCACCCTTATCGAATTTTACATTTTCGGTCTGATGATTTGGGTAGGAAATGGCTACAAATCGAAAGTCATAAGATTAGTTCTTTACCGGAATGGCCCGATTTACCAAATTTTTCGCGGGAGTGGATGGGCGATCGCTCTCAGCAATTTATGCTGCGTTTATTAACAGAACCACCTTTAAGTTTACCCTTAGAAACTGCTCACGAATTAGCCCCCAGTTTACGTTATTTCTGGGCAGATATTGCGGCTGGTGATGGAATGTTTGATTATCCAAATTTTCCCCCAAAAGTCAGGCGCTATTTCCAAAACTTTAGCGCCACTGGGATCGATCGCACTCCCGCAATGATTGATAATTACGCCACGTTGTTACTTTAAGGGAACTGGGGAAAGGCAGAAGGCAGAAGGCAGAGGGCAGAAGGTAAGAAAGGCAGAAGTGAAAAATTCACATTCACATTGTCCCCTTTTCCCCTTTTCCTCCTGCCCCTTAAGGTTGGCGACAAATCCCAAACACGGAAGTGTAACCGTGAAGGAAGGTACTACTACCGACGGGGCCAATTTCACCGTTGCAAAAAAAGCCGCTTACAGGGATATTCTTTAGGTAACTATGGAACATTTGGGAGTCAAAATTAGGACGACCGTAAAGCCCTTCTCCTCTGCCTACACAGGGGAACATTAAAGCACCAACAGCATCAGCATCCGCAGGGGTTTGTTGAAGATAACGTTTGAGCAACATTTCCAGATCGTCGGCGGATGCTTCGGCATCTCTCAGGTGAAACTTGATGCGTTGTCCGGGACGGACGCGATCGCCAATTGCGATCGCCCCAGCTTTGGGATCGACACCTAACAAATTGCGAATTAAAAAGTCTCCATGTTGCAATTCCAGTTTAAATTCGTCTCTAGCTACACCAACAAACAAGGAGTTTTGCGCCAATAATCGATCGTTATCACTTAAACTTTGTAATAAGTCTCGTAAAACTTCTAAAGGTGGCCGAGAATCACCATTACTAAAAACATCATTACCTTGTTCTTCTAATCCCAAAACAATATTTCTTTCCCCTTCAGTAACGCGATAAGTTTCACCAATAGGACGACAACCTTGAGCCACAATTGTTTCTAAAATTATGTTACCGCTCAAAGCAACTCCTACAGTTCCTTCCCGGTGCAATTTATAATTACAAAATAGTCCAATATTTCCTCTAGCGTTACCACCACTGGCTAATCCTCCTAATTTAATTGCTCCCGGATAAGCAAAATCTAAACCTTCTAGGAGATCGTTGATCCCCGATAAAAATGGATCGGAAAATAGAATAAAATTTGGCTTAGTTTCAGGCGATACCCCAATTAAATTGACCCAAGTATCAGGAGAACTGTCTAAATCTGGTAAAACTTCTGGTAACAAATGAAAAGACTGTATTGAGACATCTGGCAAATGTAGCAATGTCAAACTTAATCCAGGTTGCCCTTCGACTTCTTGAGATTCGCCGGAGGAACTCATGCCGATGACACCACTCCCACTGCAACCAATTAGTGTTTTTACTGATAATCGCTCTTGGAGCAAGGGCATTAACCTTGTATACTCACTAGCAAAAGCAGCAGAAATAAACACCAATCCTAAATCAGCTGATGCCTGTAGTGATTCTGTTGCACGCTTTACTACTTCCTCGACAGCCGCTTCCAAAGAGGGACGGGTGGAGAGGGCATTTGCCCACCTAATTTGGTTGCTCATGGGTTTACCGTCACGTCCTATTACTTGATTTTACGCTATCTAAAATCAAAGCTGCGATCGTTAAAATATCTGACTAAATTAGTGAAATTTTGTCAGATAATCTTTCCGAAACCGAGATTTTCTGAGAAACCTAGTTTCTTAGACTACTTTTTTCATCTTACCTCTATGGTACGATAGCAGCCATTCTGTGATTTGAGTAGTGCAGAAAAGATTCGGTTTTCATCCTGGTAGGTTTATGTAAACAAATGATAAGATAAAAACTGCTAAAGATGCAGGGCGTTATTACATCCTGTAAATTCAGGAACGCCTAAATCTTAAGAAATACGTTCAGATTCTTTCTGAATGAAGTAGCAGATTGTAAGAATGAACAGTTAGAATCTCATTGTAATAGATGCCTCTCGTACAATTTTTAGAGGGCAAAAAGCTGAGATTAAACTGCCAGCAAAGATAGAAAATCCTCAAACAAAAACTAGATCTATGAGCAACATCCAAGAAAAAATCGAAGAAGAACTTCAAGCGGCTCGTAAAGTATGTGATACTTCGGGTTCTACATCGCAGGAATGTGCAGCAGCTTGGGATGCAGTTGAAGAATTGCAAGCAGAAGCAGCACATCAACGACAAGTCAAACCAAAAACTTCTTTTGACAAATACTGCGATGATAACCCGGATGCTGCTGAATGTCGGCTCTATGAGGACTAATTTTTGTTAGTTCTCATGAGTAAATGAATAGGGTAATTAACATCTGCAACCGAACTCTGTAAAATGAGTTCGAGTTGCTGATTTTGACTGTAAAGCGTTAGGAGATGATGCAAGAAAACATTTGGTTTAGACCGTTAGTTTGGATGGATTACCGACTAGCGGTGTTATTTACAGTGATTATTCCTCTGATTCTACTGGTTTGGTCTTTGGTGCAAAAAAGCGAGGCAGTGCAGAGGTTGATGCTGATTTATTGGCGAGTTGCTAGTTTGTTGGCAATTACGCTTTATTTGATGATTGGTGGTTGGTCAATTGGTTTTATTACGGCTTTAATGGCACGGATATTAATTCCGATTTCTTTATGGTTTTGGCAGGATATTAATGAAGAAATTAATGATTTGCCAGAGCGAAAATTAAAGTTAGGTTTGACTTCGTGGCGATGGGCGATTACAGTTTATAGTCTGCTAGGTGCGATCGCACAAATTCCGTTTCTCCGCTGTGCATTTTCATCTGGGGCAATGAACGAGCAATTTTGTCAAGTTTGGCAAGAAGCACCATTATTATTCAAAGCATATTTCCACGCTAATACTAAACCGGGATTTTTGGGATTTATTGGCGTAATGTTGCTCATAGTTTATCTAGCTTATTTTGTTTACTTTTTGTTTTTCAAATTAGGTAAACAAGGGCGATCGGCAATTGAGCAATAAAACAATAGAAATAACTAAACCCGCAATCTAATCCGCAACTTAGTGATGAGTGATTCTATTGGTAGGCGCTTAGAAAAATATACGGAAAAACGTCCCTACGAAGTTTTACTGGTAAATGTGCAAATTGGGGATGTGGAAGACCAAATTGCCATTTTTAGGGGTTTTTCCAGTTCTTTAATGAATCCTACTGCTAGCGATCCAGATGTGCCAGTGCTGCCAGAAAATGCGAAAATTGTTAGTATCGATCGCGTCGCCAGTCCGTACAATCCCTCAGAACCTCGCTATATCCAAAAAGACCTGACTAGAGAAAATATGGAAAATTTGTTATTAGAAGTGGGAATTTAAGGTCATAAATAAAAAAATTTATGAAGTAATTCACCCATATAGCATAAGTTTGATTGCATTAATTAACGAAAACAATATAAAACCAGGAAAATGTGTATTGACCGATACGTTTTTTTACAGATCGAGTCTGAACTGGTTAGATAATTTTACGAAAATAGATCGATCGCTCTCTTCTAAATTAAAGTAACTTTATTAAGTAACTAGAGAATTAAGAAGAATCTTCAATTACGATTAAGTCAAATAGTGCAAGAGAACCAGTAAAAAGTGCCTAACCACTTTAGACTAGCTCCCGAAAGTGCTATCCTCCACTAGTAAGTATGTGTGATGTGTGGAGTGACTTAATCTTATGGTTTCAACCCCAGTTAAAAATCAATCGTCTGGACGCACAGACTTAGGATTATCTCTAGTACAGACTGTAAAATCAGCCACGCCAAGCCCTAACCCCGGATATCATTCTCTGGCTTTGCCATCGACAGCTTTATTTGGCACAGATGGAATTAGAGGAAAAGTTGGAGATTTACTAAGTGCAGAACTCGCCTTGCAGGTAGGATTACATTGCGGTCAAGTGTTGCGATCGACCTTTTCGGGCAGAGAAGGGATCGCTCCAAGAATAATAGTTGGTCAAGACACCCGGAATTCTAGCAATATGTTATCTATGGCGTTGTCTGCTGGTTTAACTGCGGCAGGGTTGGAAGTTTGGGATTTAGGTTTATGCCCCACTCCGGGAGTTGCTTACCTGACTCATGCTATGGGTGCTTTGGGCGGTATCATGATTTCCGCTAGCCATAATCCACCAGAAGATAATGGAATTAAAATTTTTGGCCCTAACGGTAATAAGCTGAGCAAAGAATTACAAGCAGAAATTGAAGCTAGTTTGCGCGGTAAGCGGGAATTTGTGCCAATTTCTGGGAACGTTTGGGGTAAACACTACCAACGACGAGATTTATTGCAGAATTACAAAGCTTCCTTAACAGAACCACTGCAAGCTGGATTAGATTTGCGGGGAATGCGTGTAGTACTAGATCTCGCTTGGGGTGCAGCTGTAGGTATTGCCCCAGAAGTGTTTGCGGCGATGGGTGCAGAAGTAATTTGCTTGCATGAAGCAGCAGATGGCGATCGCATTAACGTAAACTGCGGTTCCACTCATCTAGGCGCGTTACAGGAAGCAGTGAAAACTCATCAAGCTGATATGGGTTTTGCTTTTGATGGCGATGCCGATCGCGCTTTGGCGGTAGACTCTCAAGGGCGCATTATCGACGGAGATTACATTCTCTATTTCTGGGGACAACACTTAGCGAAAGGGCAAAAGTTACCCGGAAATATGATTGTCGCCACAGTAATGGCTAATTTAGGTTTTGAATTAGCGTGGAAAAATTTTGGCGGTCAATTTTTACGGACACCCGTAGGCGATCAATACGTACACGCCGAAATGGTGCGATTGGATGCCATGTTGGGCGGCGAACAATCTGGACATATTTTATGCCGTCATTACGGAATTAGTGGCGATGGTTTGTTGACTGCGTTGCATTTAGCTGCGATCGTCAAACAAACAGGTACATCTTTAGCCGAAATGGTTGAGCAAAGTTTCCAACCTTACCCGCAAGTTCTGAAAAATGTCCGCGTTGACGATCGGGAAGTGCGGATGAATTGGCAAAATTGTGATGTTTTAACCAATGCGATCGCCCAAGCAGAAATCGCAATGGCAGGACAAGGAAGAGTTTTAGTCCGCGCTTCCGGTACCGAACCTTTAATTAGAGTCATGGTAGAAGCAGCTAGCGCAGAACTAACCCATCACTGGGCAGATAAATTAGTTTCCACCGTACAACAAAATCTACTTCCTTAACTCCATTCGTAGGGTGCGTATAGCCCTATACGCACCATTCCACTATATACCTGATTGAATTTTCCTCACCAACTCATAAAAAGGTTCCCAATCATCTTCTTCCGTAATTCGTTCCCAAACCGCTTCAATTTGCGGTCTAAGTAACACGGTTTTCGGATTCGATCGCTTCATTCTTGCTGCAACTTCTCCCATTTCCGACTCAGGCAAATTCTGCAAGATTCGATGATACAAACTCCGCCAATTCTGCAAACCTTCCCCATTTTCCAAACCTGGTAAAAAATCAGGTTCGCTCAAAATCGAATTAACATCCTCTCGCCAGCAACGGGAAAACAAATCAGTAATTTCTGCAAAAAAAGCATGATAACCAACCTGAGTATCTCCTAAAAGTTGAATAGTTAATTTAAGTAACTCTTCTCCCTCTGGAATTGGCAAATTTTCCAATCCCATTTTTCGCAGCATTAACTGTTGATAATACTCTGCATAACATTCAGAAAATTTAGCTAATCCCGCCTC
This window contains:
- a CDS encoding metallophosphoesterase family protein, which translates into the protein MSLEFRFAVASDLHIALPHTIWDNPYRFHLVEVSLPALELIFQHLAQLDLDFLLLPGDLTQHGELENHAWLQQRLAQLPFPVYVVPGNHDIPVLKADEKTIGWADFPSFYQKFGYDNPKQLYYTCEVLPGVRLIGLNSNNFNEQGDQIGRLDNLQLEWLKTVLETAKEELILVMIHHNVVEHLPGQSQHKMGRRYMLENASQLLEILRPKVQLVFTGHLHVQDIAENQGIYDITTGSLVSYPHPYRILHFRSDDLGRKWLQIESHKISSLPEWPDLPNFSREWMGDRSQQFMLRLLTEPPLSLPLETAHELAPSLRYFWADIAAGDGMFDYPNFPPKVRRYFQNFSATGIDRTPAMIDNYATLLL
- a CDS encoding FIST signal transduction protein is translated as MSNQIRWANALSTRPSLEAAVEEVVKRATESLQASADLGLVFISAAFASEYTRLMPLLQERLSVKTLIGCSGSGVIGMSSSGESQEVEGQPGLSLTLLHLPDVSIQSFHLLPEVLPDLDSSPDTWVNLIGVSPETKPNFILFSDPFLSGINDLLEGLDFAYPGAIKLGGLASGGNARGNIGLFCNYKLHREGTVGVALSGNIILETIVAQGCRPIGETYRVTEGERNIVLGLEEQGNDVFSNGDSRPPLEVLRDLLQSLSDNDRLLAQNSLFVGVARDEFKLELQHGDFLIRNLLGVDPKAGAIAIGDRVRPGQRIKFHLRDAEASADDLEMLLKRYLQQTPADADAVGALMFPCVGRGEGLYGRPNFDSQMFHSYLKNIPVSGFFCNGEIGPVGSSTFLHGYTSVFGICRQP
- a CDS encoding Calvin cycle protein CP12, giving the protein MSNIQEKIEEELQAARKVCDTSGSTSQECAAAWDAVEELQAEAAHQRQVKPKTSFDKYCDDNPDAAECRLYED
- a CDS encoding DUF3177 family protein; the protein is MQENIWFRPLVWMDYRLAVLFTVIIPLILLVWSLVQKSEAVQRLMLIYWRVASLLAITLYLMIGGWSIGFITALMARILIPISLWFWQDINEEINDLPERKLKLGLTSWRWAITVYSLLGAIAQIPFLRCAFSSGAMNEQFCQVWQEAPLLFKAYFHANTKPGFLGFIGVMLLIVYLAYFVYFLFFKLGKQGRSAIEQ
- the glmM gene encoding phosphoglucosamine mutase, with amino-acid sequence MVSTPVKNQSSGRTDLGLSLVQTVKSATPSPNPGYHSLALPSTALFGTDGIRGKVGDLLSAELALQVGLHCGQVLRSTFSGREGIAPRIIVGQDTRNSSNMLSMALSAGLTAAGLEVWDLGLCPTPGVAYLTHAMGALGGIMISASHNPPEDNGIKIFGPNGNKLSKELQAEIEASLRGKREFVPISGNVWGKHYQRRDLLQNYKASLTEPLQAGLDLRGMRVVLDLAWGAAVGIAPEVFAAMGAEVICLHEAADGDRINVNCGSTHLGALQEAVKTHQADMGFAFDGDADRALAVDSQGRIIDGDYILYFWGQHLAKGQKLPGNMIVATVMANLGFELAWKNFGGQFLRTPVGDQYVHAEMVRLDAMLGGEQSGHILCRHYGISGDGLLTALHLAAIVKQTGTSLAEMVEQSFQPYPQVLKNVRVDDREVRMNWQNCDVLTNAIAQAEIAMAGQGRVLVRASGTEPLIRVMVEAASAELTHHWADKLVSTVQQNLLP